A region from the Nesterenkonia lacusekhoensis genome encodes:
- a CDS encoding phage tail tape measure protein — MADRRVRMILEAQVDSFNQRLASARQSADGLGSSLRTAVNQPEVQQMGRALTAFGAVTTAALGAAAKSAMDWETSWTDVMRRTDGTPQQLAALEDGLRGIAREMPATHAEIAEVAASAAQLGVSVEDVEDFTRTMVMMGSTTDMTADQAATAMARFANVMGTSTSDMDRLGSAVVDLGNNAATTESEIMTMAQRLAGAGQAMGMTEGDVLGIAAALSSVGVEAAAGGTAISRTMYDIDAAVSQGGESLEAFAEVAGMSADEFSQLWQDDAAAGLEAFVSGLGRVTEEGGSVAEVLAELGISEQRTVAAMTQMAAAGDMLGDSIRRGNDAFEDNTAMSAEYAYIQETLGAQIQVFKNRVNDAAIELGQVLLPAIEMVVTGLSELVTWFADLPGWVQGSIVAVAGLASGLSLLAGAAIMLAPGLLAAQTALSALRGTAGRTGGVMGRLGRTAGIATAAIAGLSIANDVFDPKRTTGNAEDFTNALSGMEVQLGGASGGLDELFEQTIVAGTGIESLDHALNLKNDNTFARGIMHIGGLIPGVGDGAAEADAAIQELDGAMAGLVSAGSIDALAAGFNEIRHQAHYADASIGEIMEDFPQLETALESAGISAEELSEATSWAAEGITEAGAASEYGGVTLGDLADRMSDAEREALAAELGVEDLDDALGGMGDEAESAEEAMRGLVDSLMEAGVLTRDARAASRDYEAALDNLTDSIAENGHTLDTTTEAGRNNEAALDGIADAGQRVLESMAANGATQQELQGQLQRTYDDLVAGAMAFGLTEQEATDLTRSILGVPDGVTIDSWMSDQALQTAERTRLTLLGLDGWRIFTEHVHTVRQRTIGAAQNFASRGWANITGRTYSTGGAVDAVGGPVQDNIPALLSPGEHVLTAADVAAMGGQSGVYEMRQRLHASGDGAMVDAYQPVAQARQLAGAMASAGGGSSSAPSGPGEFSGELYLSSGSFLGEVKAAVRDPGVARVNSEALQGQVNRDRRGRGSRA, encoded by the coding sequence GATGGACTGGGAGACCTCTTGGACTGACGTTATGCGGCGTACTGATGGTACGCCTCAGCAGCTCGCGGCTCTTGAGGATGGGCTGCGGGGGATTGCTCGTGAGATGCCTGCTACTCATGCGGAGATTGCTGAGGTTGCGGCGTCTGCGGCTCAGCTGGGCGTGAGCGTGGAAGACGTCGAGGACTTCACGCGGACGATGGTCATGATGGGTTCGACCACTGATATGACTGCGGATCAGGCGGCTACTGCTATGGCTCGATTCGCTAACGTCATGGGCACCAGCACTAGTGACATGGACCGTCTCGGGTCTGCTGTGGTGGATTTGGGTAACAACGCGGCTACTACTGAGTCAGAGATTATGACGATGGCTCAGCGGCTGGCTGGTGCTGGTCAGGCTATGGGCATGACTGAGGGCGATGTGCTCGGTATCGCTGCGGCCCTCTCTTCGGTGGGTGTTGAGGCCGCTGCGGGCGGTACTGCGATCAGCCGGACCATGTATGACATTGATGCCGCGGTGTCTCAAGGTGGCGAGTCTCTTGAGGCTTTCGCTGAGGTTGCTGGCATGTCCGCGGATGAGTTCTCGCAATTGTGGCAGGACGACGCCGCCGCAGGGCTTGAAGCGTTCGTCTCTGGTCTGGGCCGGGTCACAGAGGAGGGCGGCTCCGTCGCTGAGGTGCTGGCAGAGCTGGGCATCAGTGAGCAACGGACTGTTGCGGCTATGACTCAGATGGCGGCTGCTGGTGACATGCTGGGCGATTCGATCCGTCGCGGCAATGACGCGTTTGAAGACAACACAGCGATGTCTGCTGAGTACGCCTACATTCAGGAGACGCTGGGTGCGCAGATCCAGGTCTTCAAAAACCGCGTCAATGATGCGGCTATCGAGCTGGGCCAAGTGCTCCTTCCTGCTATTGAGATGGTTGTCACTGGGCTGTCTGAGCTGGTGACGTGGTTCGCGGATCTTCCCGGTTGGGTGCAGGGAAGTATTGTTGCGGTGGCTGGACTCGCTAGCGGCCTGTCTCTGCTTGCGGGTGCCGCGATCATGCTTGCTCCTGGCCTGCTTGCGGCTCAGACGGCGCTTAGTGCGCTGCGTGGCACTGCCGGGCGAACCGGTGGCGTCATGGGCAGGCTTGGGCGCACGGCGGGCATCGCCACCGCCGCTATCGCTGGCCTCTCTATCGCTAACGATGTGTTTGACCCTAAGCGGACCACTGGTAACGCCGAGGACTTCACTAATGCCCTTAGCGGCATGGAGGTCCAGCTTGGTGGCGCGAGCGGTGGCCTTGACGAGCTGTTTGAGCAGACGATTGTGGCCGGCACGGGGATTGAGAGCCTGGACCATGCGCTGAATCTGAAGAACGATAACACTTTTGCCCGTGGCATCATGCATATCGGTGGGCTTATCCCAGGTGTCGGAGATGGTGCGGCTGAAGCTGATGCGGCCATTCAGGAGCTTGATGGGGCGATGGCCGGTCTCGTGTCGGCTGGGTCTATTGACGCGCTGGCGGCTGGGTTCAATGAGATCCGGCACCAGGCCCACTACGCGGACGCTTCCATTGGCGAAATTATGGAGGATTTTCCACAGCTCGAGACGGCTCTTGAGTCGGCTGGTATCTCTGCTGAGGAGCTTTCTGAGGCTACTAGCTGGGCGGCTGAGGGCATCACTGAGGCTGGCGCGGCTTCGGAGTATGGCGGGGTCACGCTTGGTGATCTTGCTGATCGCATGTCTGACGCGGAGCGCGAGGCCCTGGCGGCTGAGCTGGGCGTTGAGGATCTTGATGACGCACTGGGCGGCATGGGCGATGAGGCTGAATCTGCGGAGGAAGCTATGCGCGGGCTTGTCGATTCACTCATGGAGGCCGGTGTGCTGACTCGTGATGCTCGTGCGGCGTCTCGTGATTATGAGGCGGCGCTTGACAACCTGACGGACAGTATCGCTGAGAACGGGCACACGCTAGACACGACTACTGAGGCGGGCCGAAATAACGAAGCCGCGTTGGACGGTATCGCGGATGCTGGCCAACGCGTTTTGGAGTCGATGGCCGCTAACGGGGCGACTCAGCAGGAGCTTCAGGGCCAGCTTCAACGGACGTATGACGACTTGGTAGCGGGCGCTATGGCTTTCGGCCTTACTGAGCAGGAGGCCACAGACCTGACCCGCTCGATTCTGGGCGTCCCTGATGGCGTGACCATTGACTCGTGGATGAGTGATCAGGCTCTGCAAACGGCTGAACGGACCCGCCTCACCTTGCTTGGTCTGGATGGGTGGAGGATCTTCACCGAGCATGTCCACACGGTGAGGCAGCGCACGATTGGTGCGGCACAGAACTTTGCTTCCCGCGGCTGGGCGAACATCACGGGCCGCACCTATTCGACTGGTGGCGCTGTTGATGCTGTGGGCGGCCCGGTGCAGGATAACATTCCTGCGCTTTTGTCGCCTGGTGAGCATGTTCTGACGGCGGCTGATGTGGCCGCTATGGGTGGTCAGAGTGGCGTATATGAGATGCGTCAGCGGCTCCATGCTTCGGGCGATGGGGCGATGGTGGACGCGTATCAGCCGGTGGCTCAGGCGCGTCAGTTGGCGGGGGCAATGGCTTCTGCTGGTGGCGGGTCTTCGTCTGCGCCGTCTGGCCCTGGCGAGTTCTCTGGTGAGCTTTACCTTTCTTCGGGCTCGTTCCTGGGCGAGGTGAAGGCCGCTGTCCGTGATCCGGGTGTGGCACGTGTGAATTCTGAGGCGCTGCAAGGTCAGGTTAATCGTGACCGCCGGGGAAGGGGTAGCCGTGCGTGA
- a CDS encoding tyrosine-type recombinase/integrase, translating to MASIEARPGKRATSYRVIWVHKGQRKSASFKSQQAAENWKHLIEQTDGDQDAAERALLKSASAAPLLSEVAELHMSRLIDVAPFTLRTYRQTLRLHLHPLDVPVDTITEDDVARWVSWMQREGKQTISQRTGEVVSRSGYSPKTIKNSHGFLYSVLQFAIKRGHIKTNPAADTRLPRKGITSERDKFLTVEEFYALLPHVPQKYQPHALFLFFTGMRAGEMLALTPEDFTVADGVTYVTVNKAVKHDADGKTAIIGEPKTTRSRRRIDVDEATMGHVWPLIRAAAHGEQVFKVPKPHTSVALYKCMWKPAMQRAKDAGFTKSPTVHSLRHSHASNLLALGFPMHEVSRRLGHSSLSFTDAVYTHMTPARQSAASALLSAQIPAASTPPSQLEAS from the coding sequence ATGGCAAGCATTGAAGCGCGCCCAGGTAAGCGCGCAACCTCTTACAGGGTCATTTGGGTACACAAGGGTCAGCGAAAGTCAGCAAGCTTCAAGTCTCAGCAGGCCGCGGAAAACTGGAAGCACCTGATCGAGCAGACCGATGGCGACCAGGACGCGGCAGAGCGAGCGCTCCTCAAGTCAGCCTCAGCCGCGCCGCTACTCTCCGAAGTAGCAGAGCTCCACATGAGCCGCCTCATCGACGTAGCACCATTCACGCTCCGCACCTACAGGCAGACACTCCGTCTGCACCTGCACCCGCTGGATGTACCCGTAGACACCATCACAGAAGACGACGTGGCGCGCTGGGTGTCCTGGATGCAACGGGAAGGCAAGCAGACGATCAGCCAGCGCACTGGCGAGGTGGTCTCACGTTCCGGGTACAGCCCGAAGACCATCAAGAATAGCCACGGCTTCCTGTATAGCGTGCTCCAGTTCGCCATCAAGCGCGGCCACATCAAGACCAACCCGGCGGCAGACACCCGACTCCCACGCAAGGGCATCACCAGCGAGCGTGACAAGTTCCTCACCGTGGAGGAGTTCTACGCGCTCCTTCCCCACGTTCCCCAGAAGTACCAGCCTCACGCGCTCTTCCTGTTCTTCACAGGCATGCGTGCCGGTGAGATGCTGGCACTCACCCCGGAGGACTTCACCGTCGCGGATGGGGTCACATACGTCACTGTGAACAAGGCGGTGAAGCACGACGCGGACGGGAAGACGGCCATCATCGGGGAACCAAAGACAACCCGATCACGCCGCCGCATCGATGTGGACGAAGCCACAATGGGCCACGTGTGGCCGCTCATTCGGGCAGCAGCGCACGGAGAACAGGTGTTCAAGGTGCCGAAGCCTCACACGTCGGTTGCCCTGTACAAGTGCATGTGGAAGCCAGCGATGCAGCGAGCCAAAGACGCTGGATTCACAAAGTCGCCCACTGTGCATTCACTCCGGCATTCCCACGCCTCCAACCTCCTCGCGCTCGGCTTCCCGATGCACGAGGTGTCCCGACGACTGGGGCACTCCTCGCTGTCGTTCACTGACGCCGTGTACACACACATGACACCTGCGCGCCAGTCGGCAGCGTCGGCGCTTCTATCCGCTCAGATCCCTGCCGCCTCCACTCCCCCATCGCAGTTGGAAGCCAGCTAG
- a CDS encoding peptidoglycan recognition protein family protein: MSTIISRASWGARFQDGYGNRPVGRLSVYGHHSVTGHSGPKATFAQDCAAVRTVEQVGQSIYRVGMSYTFLIPPSGRIFQGVSIGRVSAHTINRNTGGVGICFIGNYEREQLTAAQVAAAAWLLDYGRKQGWWTTDRFTALHRDVFATACSGKNSVSPLRAVRADSGATPATTKPKNNLTGFLRATRDTELRSGPLSTHKKVRDVKQGELLIGSGQDSRWWTGVGDLWVPKSAVEKRKYGGSTDVLHHGQWPDRDLPLTSDRSREFFLAWEDLLRRTGDWSDRDGSVHAAIKRWLRGAWNPSAKSGKGYGVGWGKKQTGKYGRGLKRALRDRGFFSGDVTNGAWTDELTKAEKAFLNDQRRHLAPQPPSAHSKTRGYDGKVY, encoded by the coding sequence ATGAGCACGATCATCTCCCGCGCCTCCTGGGGCGCACGGTTCCAGGACGGATACGGCAACCGACCCGTGGGCCGACTGTCCGTCTACGGGCACCACAGTGTGACCGGACACTCCGGCCCGAAGGCGACCTTCGCCCAGGACTGTGCCGCGGTGCGCACCGTGGAGCAGGTCGGCCAGAGCATCTACCGGGTCGGCATGTCCTACACCTTCCTGATCCCGCCCTCGGGTCGGATCTTCCAGGGCGTGAGTATCGGTCGGGTCTCTGCTCACACGATCAATCGGAATACCGGCGGAGTGGGCATCTGCTTCATCGGCAACTACGAGCGGGAGCAGCTGACTGCGGCGCAGGTCGCGGCGGCGGCATGGCTTCTGGACTACGGCCGGAAGCAGGGCTGGTGGACCACCGACCGATTCACCGCGCTGCACCGCGATGTCTTCGCCACGGCCTGCTCCGGCAAGAACTCCGTCAGCCCGCTCCGCGCTGTCCGGGCCGACAGCGGCGCAACCCCGGCCACCACCAAGCCGAAGAACAACCTGACCGGTTTCCTCCGCGCCACCCGCGACACCGAGCTGCGCAGCGGCCCACTGTCCACGCACAAGAAAGTCCGGGACGTGAAGCAGGGTGAGCTGCTGATCGGGTCCGGCCAGGACTCCCGGTGGTGGACCGGCGTCGGTGACCTGTGGGTGCCGAAATCCGCGGTCGAGAAGCGCAAGTACGGCGGGTCCACTGACGTCCTGCATCACGGACAGTGGCCCGACCGAGACCTCCCGCTGACCTCTGACAGGTCCCGCGAGTTCTTCCTCGCCTGGGAGGACCTTCTGCGCCGCACCGGCGACTGGAGCGACCGGGACGGCAGCGTACACGCGGCCATCAAACGCTGGCTACGCGGTGCCTGGAACCCCTCTGCGAAGTCCGGCAAGGGATACGGCGTCGGCTGGGGCAAGAAGCAGACCGGCAAGTACGGGCGCGGCCTCAAGCGCGCACTCCGGGACCGAGGATTCTTCTCCGGTGACGTGACCAACGGCGCATGGACCGACGAACTGACGAAGGCAGAGAAGGCTTTCCTCAACGACCAGCGAAGGCATCTGGCACCCCAGCCGCCCAGCGCACACTCCAAGACACGTGGATACGACGGAAAGGTCTACTGA
- a CDS encoding phage tail spike protein: MSSRPADDAIAVLNWNGTPERVIQDAHWKLEDRDDSTNQLRVTCSLAEAEGIQDEQELIFKQRRFIVQQVRRTRSDDRAEVTADEAQVELSGRVLEEFAPNAWTLEEAVQELLSGTRWTMGRIMGVRYGRAQFEDLSVLEGLRFLARHQDARLSFDSLRRRVNIAPDMGETHEIVFTYKRELTDIVKQSRAPITTVIYPTGADDMGIESVNDGVPYVEDYGYYTAQGISLADARELYRKEDRWRDQRYEVPENLKRDAEKRLQEEAYPAITYELTAAATRSSYSDDFELSGLSLGDQVYVWDDEVDAKLRAEVSVVTTSSDASENNLTLAYVPESLSERNEGTFFGDSGRPADGPNARPVDRSGPQPRPSMPILESLEAIGSGKVRWNGQDHEGNYDTIPERFGRVRTIVAALVDGVVPSPNSEDAFTGSDIHTRGGGVSTIGFGAGGEFAVWFQMVGRDGITVSEFSEPLIVPVPDLVDAEQMRADLDEAQQRIDQAQDDIDAAMGRVDEVADEWDEVDFPQLKADLEAAEQAVSEAESRLDAAEQDVAASQADLADLRENRLPALDSALDGIESAVADYDRRITNAQSAADQAQATGQHLEGEVLPALDGRLADNEQALGEAEGRLSSARGDIDNLRDVRLPGLESDLASGLEDANEWRDVGAISASSMRVGNWSNLWDDPGTDDLHERGSASPFWNLGSNWSTITDQGGMPRLVRCIEGETSFTSITEYRPTGHVNGMRVQPGQQFQVSFYGWKSSGRRIRSRARYYTETGEFAGSGVGPENYVLDDGWSSHSLTFVVPDDDSIARMCITFNADAGTGGGHYSRFQMRERVGGDLVVDGSIQARHIMAEEIAGAVGEFLNLTADQIDTENLAAYLATIIELDAGQITSGKIDTSRLNAEQVAAEVANFLALDALEINVEQLAGEIANIIEVTAESIASGAISTRHLAIGDFENLLPQQAIEDLATNGDNTAPWTRIRGNTNRWYTITGQGRGMRAIRINDGTASHARTTMEYAPGEGLGIPISGGESFRLTFYGWAGGSGAAPSISLLVRDASGSFVGRVDTVTVQSGWNEYSLEFHNDVYSQQFMRVEFDVPSGEAMRGHWQDFKFRHMTNGELIVDGSIRARHVIAEEIAGAVAQFLELHADQITAGTIDTNLLNVSDLAARIANVIQLNASRITAGQLSAARIDIDSLFADSAFVNTLRSRVIEAIQLTTERIITGDIIATGTIDVSHINVTSALTAEIARFLTVEADQIAANAIDSMTIRSARIVGADVEGSTFTGGEFRTSSNWPSSGGATMRQDGTHGNFVAADDSGTVVARLGGGRNELAYLAITGDLRMGSRSAEGGLVPDRGRLRVQGRMPFDDGTARDMFVYGLSPAFHFSGSEGPVAMWDVVYPEPRPNSNSGPVMTPLPNDSRRHLSVNTVGVGPSGFTAIFMPLYADPLAAETFRCRYVSFWRG; the protein is encoded by the coding sequence ATGTCGTCGCGCCCTGCTGATGATGCAATCGCCGTCCTGAACTGGAACGGCACACCTGAGCGGGTGATCCAGGACGCTCACTGGAAGCTGGAGGACCGGGACGACTCGACGAATCAGCTTCGGGTGACGTGCTCGCTCGCTGAGGCTGAGGGCATTCAGGATGAGCAGGAGCTGATCTTTAAGCAGCGCCGATTCATCGTGCAGCAGGTCCGTCGCACGAGGTCTGATGATCGTGCTGAGGTCACTGCGGATGAGGCTCAGGTAGAGCTTAGCGGCCGTGTGCTCGAGGAGTTCGCGCCCAACGCGTGGACCCTCGAGGAGGCTGTGCAGGAGCTTCTGTCTGGCACGCGGTGGACTATGGGCCGCATCATGGGCGTCCGGTATGGGCGCGCACAGTTCGAAGACTTGAGCGTTCTCGAGGGGCTGCGGTTCCTTGCCCGGCACCAGGACGCGCGACTGTCCTTTGACTCTCTGCGGCGTCGGGTGAATATCGCGCCGGACATGGGTGAGACTCACGAAATCGTGTTCACGTATAAGCGTGAGCTGACCGATATCGTCAAGCAGTCCCGCGCCCCGATCACCACTGTCATCTATCCGACTGGTGCCGATGACATGGGTATCGAGTCGGTGAATGACGGCGTGCCGTATGTGGAGGATTACGGCTACTACACGGCGCAGGGGATTAGCCTGGCGGACGCCCGTGAGCTGTACCGTAAAGAGGACCGCTGGCGGGATCAGCGGTACGAGGTGCCGGAGAACCTGAAGCGTGACGCTGAGAAGCGGCTTCAGGAGGAGGCGTACCCGGCGATCACCTATGAGCTGACTGCGGCGGCTACTCGTAGTAGCTACTCGGATGACTTCGAGCTGTCTGGCCTGTCCCTGGGTGATCAGGTGTATGTGTGGGATGACGAGGTTGACGCGAAGCTGCGCGCTGAGGTCAGCGTTGTCACTACGTCTAGCGATGCGTCTGAGAATAATCTGACGCTTGCCTATGTGCCGGAGTCCCTGTCTGAGCGGAATGAAGGAACGTTCTTCGGTGACAGTGGCCGTCCTGCGGATGGTCCTAACGCGCGGCCTGTGGATCGTTCTGGGCCTCAGCCGCGCCCGTCCATGCCGATTCTCGAGTCTCTTGAGGCTATCGGTTCGGGCAAGGTCCGGTGGAACGGGCAGGACCATGAGGGTAACTATGACACGATCCCGGAGCGCTTCGGACGGGTCCGGACCATTGTTGCCGCTCTGGTTGATGGTGTGGTGCCGTCCCCTAATAGTGAGGACGCTTTCACCGGGTCTGATATCCACACCCGTGGCGGCGGAGTCTCAACTATCGGCTTCGGTGCTGGTGGCGAGTTTGCCGTGTGGTTCCAGATGGTGGGCCGTGACGGGATCACTGTCAGTGAGTTCTCTGAGCCGCTGATCGTCCCTGTTCCGGACCTGGTGGATGCTGAGCAGATGCGCGCTGATCTGGATGAGGCTCAGCAGCGGATCGACCAGGCCCAGGATGATATTGATGCGGCGATGGGCCGGGTCGATGAGGTTGCTGATGAGTGGGATGAGGTTGATTTCCCGCAGCTCAAGGCTGACCTGGAGGCCGCAGAGCAAGCAGTCAGTGAGGCTGAGTCTCGCCTGGATGCTGCTGAGCAGGATGTCGCTGCCTCTCAGGCTGACCTGGCCGATCTGCGGGAGAATCGTCTGCCTGCGCTGGATAGTGCCCTTGATGGGATTGAGTCGGCGGTCGCGGATTATGACCGGCGGATCACCAATGCTCAGAGCGCGGCAGATCAGGCGCAGGCTACGGGTCAGCATCTTGAGGGTGAGGTTCTGCCTGCCCTGGATGGGCGGCTGGCTGATAATGAGCAGGCATTGGGTGAAGCGGAAGGGCGTCTGAGTTCCGCTCGGGGTGACATTGACAATTTGCGCGATGTGCGACTGCCTGGCCTGGAGTCTGATCTTGCTTCCGGGCTTGAGGATGCCAACGAGTGGCGCGATGTTGGCGCGATCAGCGCCAGCAGCATGAGGGTCGGCAACTGGTCAAACCTCTGGGATGATCCCGGCACGGATGACCTGCATGAGCGCGGCAGCGCATCACCGTTCTGGAATCTTGGCTCAAACTGGTCAACCATTACAGACCAAGGCGGGATGCCGCGACTGGTCCGGTGCATCGAGGGCGAGACAAGCTTCACCAGTATTACCGAGTACCGGCCCACAGGTCACGTCAACGGGATGCGGGTGCAGCCCGGACAGCAGTTTCAGGTCAGCTTCTACGGCTGGAAGAGCAGTGGCCGGAGGATTCGGTCACGCGCACGCTACTACACCGAGACGGGCGAGTTCGCAGGCAGCGGCGTGGGGCCAGAGAATTATGTGCTTGATGATGGGTGGTCGTCACATTCGCTGACGTTTGTGGTCCCCGATGACGACAGTATCGCTCGTATGTGCATCACCTTTAACGCCGATGCTGGCACTGGTGGCGGTCATTATAGCCGGTTCCAGATGCGCGAGCGCGTCGGCGGTGATCTGGTGGTGGACGGGTCGATCCAGGCTCGCCACATCATGGCCGAAGAAATCGCAGGCGCTGTCGGTGAGTTCCTGAACCTGACTGCGGACCAAATTGACACCGAGAACCTGGCCGCATATTTGGCGACGATCATTGAGCTGGACGCTGGCCAGATCACCTCTGGGAAGATCGACACTTCACGGCTCAACGCTGAGCAGGTCGCCGCCGAGGTTGCGAACTTCCTGGCACTGGATGCCCTGGAGATCAACGTCGAACAGCTCGCCGGTGAGATCGCCAATATCATTGAGGTCACAGCCGAATCCATCGCTTCCGGTGCTATCAGTACACGGCACCTGGCTATCGGGGACTTCGAGAACCTGCTCCCACAGCAGGCCATCGAAGACCTTGCCACCAACGGGGACAACACTGCCCCCTGGACCAGGATTCGCGGCAATACCAACAGGTGGTACACCATCACCGGGCAGGGCCGGGGTATGCGTGCTATCCGCATCAACGACGGAACAGCATCGCATGCGCGTACCACTATGGAGTATGCGCCGGGCGAGGGCCTGGGCATCCCTATTAGCGGTGGTGAGTCGTTCCGGCTTACCTTCTACGGATGGGCTGGGGGGTCCGGTGCAGCGCCGAGTATTTCACTGCTGGTGCGTGATGCCTCGGGCTCTTTTGTCGGTCGCGTTGACACCGTGACGGTGCAGTCGGGGTGGAATGAATACTCCCTGGAGTTCCACAACGATGTCTACTCGCAGCAATTCATGCGGGTGGAGTTTGACGTGCCCTCCGGTGAGGCAATGCGTGGTCACTGGCAGGACTTCAAATTCCGGCACATGACCAACGGCGAGCTGATCGTGGACGGCTCGATTCGTGCCCGTCATGTGATCGCAGAAGAGATCGCCGGTGCGGTGGCGCAGTTCTTGGAGCTGCACGCAGATCAGATCACGGCAGGCACGATTGACACCAACCTGCTGAATGTCTCTGATCTGGCGGCCCGGATCGCTAATGTGATCCAGCTCAACGCCAGCAGGATCACTGCCGGGCAGCTCTCAGCGGCGCGGATCGATATTGACAGCCTGTTCGCAGACTCGGCGTTCGTCAACACCCTGCGCTCACGTGTGATCGAGGCAATCCAGCTCACCACAGAGCGGATCATCACGGGCGACATCATCGCCACCGGCACTATCGATGTGTCTCACATCAACGTCACTTCGGCGCTGACTGCTGAGATTGCCCGGTTCCTGACGGTGGAAGCCGATCAGATCGCGGCAAACGCGATTGATTCTATGACGATCCGCTCTGCCCGGATCGTCGGCGCCGATGTGGAAGGCTCCACCTTCACCGGCGGGGAATTCCGCACGTCATCCAACTGGCCTTCCAGCGGTGGCGCGACCATGCGGCAGGACGGGACTCACGGAAACTTCGTCGCGGCTGACGACAGCGGCACCGTCGTGGCACGCCTCGGCGGCGGCCGCAATGAGCTGGCATATCTGGCGATCACGGGCGATCTTCGCATGGGCTCGCGCTCAGCAGAGGGCGGCCTAGTCCCAGACCGGGGGCGACTTCGTGTTCAGGGGCGGATGCCGTTCGACGATGGCACGGCGCGGGACATGTTCGTGTACGGGCTGAGTCCCGCGTTCCACTTCAGCGGCTCCGAGGGGCCTGTCGCTATGTGGGACGTGGTGTATCCGGAGCCGCGCCCTAATTCCAACTCTGGCCCGGTCATGACGCCTTTGCCGAACGACTCGAGGCGGCATCTGTCTGTGAATACGGTAGGGGTGGGGCCGTCGGGCTTCACTGCCATTTTCATGCCACTGTACGCGGACCCCCTCGCCGCCGAGACGTTCCGGTGTCGCTACGTGTCTTTCTGGAGAGGCTGA
- a CDS encoding distal tail protein Dit translates to MRDIDIRFNGNSVNEVLEDEGFRFGVRNIEGEGLIARDPHTVDLPGDGSRWVDTRVGPRQITIEYQAQAGKSPGHDAMEEQARLEEVLQGVLFSDAPRPLRFSHQHGLFRGTLQALGKTQNHAHMHVGTMTFLCPDPFRYGDQETLEPDAEGVVNVLTNYYVEPVLTWETTEAVGSAWVAVDGRRLTIDTAVSAGQQIRVDARRMETRVGGVLNVEDVRGRYPRLRPGSVLTTNTGGTISVSYERRWL, encoded by the coding sequence GTGCGTGATATTGATATCCGTTTCAACGGGAACAGTGTCAATGAGGTGCTTGAGGATGAGGGCTTCCGGTTTGGCGTGAGGAACATCGAGGGTGAGGGCCTGATCGCTCGTGACCCTCACACGGTGGACTTGCCCGGCGACGGGTCACGCTGGGTGGATACCCGTGTGGGTCCGCGTCAGATCACTATCGAGTACCAGGCGCAGGCTGGTAAGAGTCCTGGCCATGATGCGATGGAGGAGCAGGCACGCCTTGAGGAGGTTCTTCAGGGCGTGCTCTTCTCTGATGCTCCCCGGCCTCTCCGGTTCTCCCACCAGCACGGCCTATTCCGTGGCACCCTCCAAGCCCTGGGCAAGACACAGAACCACGCGCACATGCATGTGGGCACTATGACGTTCCTCTGCCCTGACCCGTTCCGATATGGCGATCAGGAGACCCTTGAGCCTGACGCTGAGGGCGTGGTGAACGTGCTGACTAACTACTACGTGGAGCCGGTGCTGACGTGGGAGACCACAGAGGCGGTCGGGTCCGCGTGGGTTGCTGTGGATGGGCGGCGGCTCACTATCGACACTGCGGTCTCGGCTGGGCAGCAGATCCGTGTTGATGCACGCCGCATGGAAACCCGTGTTGGCGGTGTCCTGAATGTGGAGGACGTGCGCGGCAGGTATCCGCGGCTCCGTCCCGGCTCCGTCCTGACCACTAATACGGGCGGGACGATTTCGGTCTCTTATGAGCGGCGCTGGCTGTAA